A genomic region of Ochotona princeps isolate mOchPri1 chromosome 17, mOchPri1.hap1, whole genome shotgun sequence contains the following coding sequences:
- the CCR7 gene encoding C-C chemokine receptor type 7 yields MDLGRPMRSLLVVALLVVFQVCLCQDEVTDDYLGDNTTVDYSLFEYVCFKKDVRNFKAWFLPIMYSVICFVGLLGNGLVVLTYIYFKRLKTMTDTYLLNLAAADILFLLTLPFWAYSAAKSWAFGIHVCKLIFGIYKVSFFSGMLLLLCISIDRYVAIVQAVSAHRHRARVLLISKLSCVAIWLLATVLATPELLYSGLQRSNSDQTLRCSLITQHVEALIVIQIAQMVIGFLVPLLVMSSCYLVIIHTLLQARNFERNKAIKVIIAVVVVFLVFQLPYNGVVLAQTVANFNTTSSNCELSKQLNIAYDVTYSLACFRCCINPFLYAFIGVKFRNDLFKLFKDMGCLSQEQLRQWSSCRHTRRGSMSVEAETTTTFSP; encoded by the exons GGAGGCCAATGAGAAGCCTGCTGGTGGTGGCACTCCTCGTGGTTTTCCAG GTGTGCTTGTGCCAGGATGAGGTGACAGATGACTACCTCGGCGACAATACAACAGTGGACTACTCACTCTTCGAGTACGTGTGCTTCAAGAAGGATGTGCGGAACTTCAAGGCCTGGTTCCTGCCCATCATGTACTCGGTCATCTGCTTCGTGGGGCTGCTGGGCAACGGGCTGGTGGTCCTGACCTACATCTACTTCAAGAGGCTGAAGACCATGACCGACACCTACCTGCTCAACCTGGCGGCAGCCGACATCCTTTTCCTCCTGACACTTCCCTTCTGGGCTTACAGTGCAGCCAAGTCCTGGGCCTTCGGGATCCACGTCTGCAAACTCATCTTTGGCATCTACAAGGTGAGCTTCTTCAGCGGCATGCTCCTGCTCCTTTGCATCAGCATCGACCGCTACGTGGCCATCGTGCAGGCCGTCTCGGCCCACCGCCACCGGGCCCGCGTGCTGCTCATCAGCAAGCTCTCCTGCGTGGCCATCTGGCTGCTGGCCACGGTGCTGGCCACCCCGGAGCTGCTCTACAGCGGCCTCCAGAGGAGCAACAGCGACCAGACCTTGCGGTGCTCGCTCATCACCCAGCACGTGGAAGCCTTAATTGTCATCCAGATAGCACAGATGGTGATTGGTTTCCTGGTACCCCTGCTGGTCATGAGCTCCTGCTACCTGGTCATCATCCACACATTGCTCCAGGCGCGAAACTTTGAGCGCAACAAGGCCATTAAGGTGATCATCGCCGTGGTCGTGGTCTTCTTGGTCTTCCAGCTGCCTTACAACGGGGTGGTCCTGGCCCAGACCGTGGCCAACTtcaacaccaccagcagcaactGTGAGCTCAGCAAGCAGCTCAACATCGCCTACGACGTCACCTACAGCCTGGCCTGCTTCCGCTGCTGCATCAATCCATTCCTGTATGCCTTTATCGGTGTCAAGTTCCGCAATGACCTCTTCAAGCTCTTCAAGGACATGGGCTGTCTCAGCCAGGAGCAGCTGCGGCAGTGGTCATCCTGCCGGCACACCCGGCGGGGCTCCATGAGTGTGGAGGCCGAGACCACCACTACCTTCTCCCCATAG